The genome window ATATAGATCCACAAATCCTCTTTCTTCCTTGAGCCCCTGGAAAAccatcctgctgctggtggAACGGCTGGTAGAGCCTCAAATCTTCTATCTCCGCCTACCTCACCTTTTAAGACTGAGGCATCCTGAATTTGTTTCACCTGCAAACGAATGGAGCTGGGATGCCAGCTCCTCTGGAGTCCTCAGTTGCATGAGTGATCGCTCTCTCTCCATCTAGGGCCCTCCTTTGTgcacagaggttttttttgctcttccagcaattaattaatttgtctcttgttttgctgtttccaCAAGACATTTCAGCTGTCTTGCTTGTTTCTCAGTTTACTGCCAAACCTGGTATGCGAGCGAGTCATGGCCTGCCGCAGGCCAAACCCTGGAGGATACAGACTTCTTCCTAGGGTCATGAATCTCCCGTCTGGGAAGTTATAAAGAACTGCAGTGAGAAATAACTACCACCACAAAATGCTTTCCCCCATAtccatttttcagcttttccattgTCTGCACTTGACTGGTTCATTTAACATCTGTgtactgggttttttccttcacatttcCCTTTCCACCAGAAAATGTTACCAACTCACATCCAACTTTTGCTCAGACAACTTGCAGGTTCATTTGTGTTCCAAAACCAGGCAAGTTTGCTCCTTCAAAGCTGAACAtacatagcttttttttttctggagcttGTTTTAAGTTCAGTCCCATGCAAACAGAGTCCACCAGCTCCCAGTAACGCAACATTGATGCTGGGCAGCTAGCCAGGGAAGTTGTAGAATCTTCTGGAGTCCAATTCTGATACTGCAGCAGGATCTGTCTGGCTTCAGCTGCGTTCGTGGCAGAAATCCTCATATGtaacaaaaagaatgaaaggagGATCAACTCCCCTTTTTgagacatcttttaaaaaaaaaatcctggtaTGCTGCGGGGGCAGATGGAGAGCTCCTGACTGTTGTCTGGAATGGGGCAGGATGACAGGGACATTTTCCCCTGTGCCAGGCAAGGATGGGAGACTGTGGCTGGGAATTCAGAGAGGCCGTTTGGCCTGGGAGCACAGGACCCTATAGCTTGACAGGCAGATGCCAGGACAGAGTCAATGCAGAGACTGTCACTTTCCCTTATTACTCACACCTCCCGTATATGTGACCAGAAGCACATTCCagcttttctggattttaaatGGTCTAAACAATGAGGGTTTGCCCTAATCTCCAGGAGAAGTGCTTCTCCATCATAGAAAGGCTCTCTTTATTCCTTGTGTGCAAGAAGTTATTAGTATTCCTAAGCACTCTTGCAGATGTGAGCAGTATGCGGTAGATAAGTTATATCAGGAGAAAGCGTTATCGCTTGGGCTTACATATTTTGTGCTTATCCATTGGACTGTAAAAAGCTGTTGCATTTAATTACccatttttcaaagcatttattAATCATTTATTAGCTCTTTGTTCATTTGCTGTAGATGTAACTTGACATATAAAGTGAGCCCAGTCATTTTATAACCAAGCACATctcaggaggaggaaagcacTGGGAGATAGAAAAGTCCTTACTCATCTTACCTGTAAAGCACTTGGCACACAGTGGTACAGCTCTAGCTGGGGCCTCTGGCTACTTCAGGAATATAAATACTAGCACATTAAGCTGCCCCATCACCTGAGATATCTGGGGCACTGAATGAATTAGGTGACAGGCTGCATCTTGCACTGGAGACTTCTAACCTTAAGTTATCACTGTCAAGCCTCAAGACTTGTCCTGCATGGCCATTCACTCCCTGTGAGCGAACTTTTCCCAGCCCCGTGCTCCCCAACACCCAGTGTGGGTCTCAGAGCTCACAATGCTGCAGCCTTCCCCCTGCACCATCATTTAACAGAGCAGGAGGGCAATCACGGCCTAGAGAAGGTGCCCGCCAGCAGAATCGTGTACTAAGGGGAGTCTAACACGAAGCCCCTCTTTGATACCGAGTGTTGTAGAGTTGCAGGTGTAGCACGGTCAATCTGACAAGGGCAGTCATCTCTCACGCTTTGTCCCTTGTTGTCTATCTGCTCCCATACACAAACTCACCCCAAACAAACATCAGAGGAAAATCCTTAGTGTTCAGCATTATTGACCACAAGtcctgggagcagagagctTCAGGAAACAGCAAAGTATCTCCCTTGCCTGAAAGGCCAGCACTGTGAGCGTGGTTCCCCAAAGACATATAGGCTCTGCCAGGGGAATCAGAGTCAAATTTCCCCCAGATGTTGCAATTTCCCTATGGTTGCTACCAGGAAATCAAGaaacctttattttcttgtagaGCAACATCCCACTTCTCCTCTGTTGTCCTCTGCAAggagagcagcacagcaagcagcaaaacacagccactgccaaaaatgcaaacaaacaaaaccccacgaAAACCCCCACATCCCTTAAGAAATGAGTGTCTCTGTTCTGGCATTATAAGAAGACATTATAAGGCCCAGGATCACCTCAACCAGCTTGAGGCATCTTAATGAAGCACCTAATGTAGGcaagtttttctcttttactctaGTCAATGGAGTAAGGAAGCTTTGAGAACAGAAGAGGAGACAATGTTTTATAAATGctgttgctttatttcttcACCCACCTGggttttaaattgcttttcGGGCTTTCCTAATAAATGCTTCTCTGAATGTTTGTGTGTCTTCTGTCTGCCCTCAATATAGGGAAAATCTTATGTCAACAAGTTTTATTTGATTTGTAAATAATGCCAGACTGACATATTATCACCGATTCTCAGAACTCTGACTCCGTGTCTTGTCCTCTAGATATGACATGCCAGAGACATCACCCAAGTAGGCATGGTAGGGGATGGGGATTGACATAACTTTGAGGAAAGACCATCTAGAACTTTATCCTGTACCTCTGTTTAGCCCACAAACCGTCAGGAGCTGGTGAAATAATTGCTTTGGACAGATAATAAAACATCCTCCAGCAAAACTAAGGTACTTAATATACTGCCCATGTCAATTTCCCTTATTTCTGCTGTCCTCTTGCTTTTAATAATGGTTTaatgaaaaaatcaaaattaattggAACTGGCATTAGACATTCACGTGTTCCAGTGACGGTTTCACTGCTTCAATATTTCATAAGCTGACTTCGCTGCTATGCTTCTCCTTACCCTGGCTTTCATAGGCTAGAATATAATCTCTTTTCATAAAATGAAGGGTCCTAGTATGGGCAGGTGGGGGTACCTGAGAAAAGTTTGCAATGACGTCAtaggcagagaaataaaaataatagctgtgttttctttctgccgCCATCCCACCTTTCTATGTAATGATACACATCTGAGCCTTGTCTGGAAAGAGCTGtcctaaaaataaacaggagCTGTCTGAAAGGTGTCTGAGGGAGGTATTTGGCAGCTGCCAGGCTGTCACGTATGCTAGAAGGATGGAGCTGATGGACTCGCTGACACCAGACGGGCTCTGCTGAAATGAGAACACCTTATGCATCCCTTGGCACTCACTGGGCAAATTCTGTTGGCCGGAGCCATCAGACCTCAGTGTGTCTGGGGCCTGATCCAGTTCTGGCTGCCATCAATGAGACTGTGCCCTTGGATTGCAGTGGGAATTGGATCAGACCCTTGCTTTACTCCTGAGACTCTGGCTTTACACCAGAGATGAATTTTGGCTCCCCAAGTGAATGTGATGCAATGGAGAAGGATATGCCAGGCTCCAGGCTTGAAGGTTTCTGTAAGTCTCTGAAAATGAGACCTCTAACTGAGATGCCTAGATGTGGGGACCAGAGCCCAGCCTTTGACTTTTTTGTTCTAGCAGCTTTGCACcactctgtgcctcagtttctccttctctaatgggggtggtggtgtcCCGTCTTCAAGAAGATTATTGACATATCTGTAGATCCAGGCACTTTTAAATGCTTCCAGACCATGACTGTGCTAAAAGCTGTTCCTATTTCCCACAAGGTGCTTAATGGACACGCATTACACCATGCAGCAGTCACAAGGTGATCAAACAGAAACACGAAGGCAAGACATGACTCATCTCAAGCCTTTGCAGCAACTCAGTGGCAGAGTGATGACCCAAGAATCCCAGTCCCCACCAAAACAATCATACCTTTACAGTGACTGAATCTGGAAGGAAAATCTTGCTAGCAGAAGCCTCAGTTCTTCTCAAGCGCACAGGGAAAGCTCCATTGCCTGCAGTGTCACTGAAGatatttgctgctgttcttggcAGAGACATaatgtgctggggagggagaaagaagggaggTGTGAAGACAGGGTGGAAACCTCCTTGTTTCTCAATGGGAGCTGACTGCTGCCGTATctgaaaatctgtttgttttgttatctAATGGGCAAGAGCAGCCCCTTTTTAGTGAAGAGCAGGCTCTGAAGTAAACTATCTTGCAGTACTTTGGTATGAAAATACTGGTCTGCATTGAGAAGGATGGACAAGGGAATTAATTCCTGTAATATGGGCTACAGGAAATTACCTACAAGATAAGAGGGTGACTTGAgcttttttgagaaaaagaaaaaaaaagacttccttATCTTGATGATGTTTGCTCTGAAGTACCATCTTGTGACTGCCAGAGTCTGCCTTGCAGGATTGTTCAATTACAGCCAGCTCCCATGGCTTATTCCCCTTGGTATTCCGAGGCCTCTGTTGCCACCGGTTTGCATGGTGTGCCTCCAGCCTCGTGCTGCTCTTCCCGCTCACGTGCCAGAGCAGGATACGACCAGCCCTTCAATTAGGCAGGGatctgaaaggaagaggaaatcaAGATGATAAACCAGTGAGGAGCACGTGCAAGTAAATATTAGATATCTAATGGTATGACGAGCAATGGATGAATCCTGCCCCTTTTGGAGGGTCCCAGCCTGTTTGCCTACAATAACTACACAAAACTCCTAGGGGGAAACTGCACTGCACCAATGAGGGGTGTTCACACCAGCCAGGCTCTGTGTCTCCTTCAGGGTGCTCTGACTCTCCCCCATGAGGAATTTTTCACTATGACGAGTACTCTTCATTAAAATGGCCGTGGTAAATAGCTGTGAGGTTCCTCAACGCCTACTTTGTTGAACTGATCTGCTCCACAGCTACCAGCTTTTTAGAGCATGAGACATGAGGTTACTAAACCCATTCATTTCTCACATGCACCCACGTTTCTAATGGCTATGGAGATCCAGCTTTAAAGTCTTCTGAGAGTCATTGGAATGAAGAGCACTTTGTGAAGACGTTATAATTATAATGGGATTTGGGGGTGTGTGGAAATGATTCATGGAGACGTTTCCCAGCAGGCTCTTGGAGCCAGGTGAGCTCTTCCCTGGAATGTGAAGCATGCAGCACGGCAACTGGGAGGAACAGGTTTGGCAGGACATTTTAAGTTGTTCAGAGCCACATCTCTGCTTTACCGACCTCCCAGCTGGATATTCCTCTCTGCCACACTGGccctggtgagctggagaggaTGGACACGCTGCGAAGAAGCCTTTCTCGCTGGAAGAGGTACCACATTAAGGTGCACCTGGCTGACGAGGATCTGATGATGCCCCTGACGGTCAAGCCCAGAGACACAGTGATGGACCTACGGGCTCACTTAGTACGGGAGGGCATCACTTCCTGGAAGAAGACATTTTATTACAACTCCAGGCAGCTCGAGGAGCACGAGACTCTCAAAGAAGCCAATATCCAGAATGGCTCTGTCCTGCTTCTTGTCAGCAATAAAAGGTAGGCAAGGAGTTTGTCTGCAGTGGAGGCGGTGCAAAGGAAGGGGAATGTTCTGTGTATCTCAGCCCCTTGGGATGCTTTCCTGTCGGGGTTTGCAGAAAGCAGATCAGGAACTCAAACCCTGCAATTTCCAGTAGGTGGACTGAGATTCAAGGCTCTTCAGTTCCAGACATGCTGTGGAGTGAGATaagagggagggggaaatcTGGTTGATGCTGCCTGTCCTGTCTCTGATCAGGTCTCTTTTTCCCAACTACGTGGCcaagcacagagggagaggcaaGACGTGCAAAAGGGCAAGGGAGGTTGCACGACATGGAGGAGTGCTCTGGGAGCCTCTCATCCTCATTCTTCCCTGTCGTGCCTGGCTCTCTCCATTTCTTTTGAGCAGATACTTTCTGCAAGTATTTGGGGGTGGCGCAGTCCTGCTTTAACAGGGAAGAGCTGTGAGCTGCCAGCTTACAGCAAAGCACAATGAGTGCTGGACAGAGACGGCAAGAGGCTGCAGCTTCCCAAAATGTGGCCAGATTGCGGCAGTTTTGTACAGTGAGACTACAGATTTCCAGCATAGCCAGTGCAGAGGAGAGCAGTCAGGGCAAGTCTTATGTTTCAGTGGGAATGAAAGCTGAGATAATGGACCCGAGACCCACTGGCCCACAGGATAGTTTAGATCCAGTGGGGTGAATTTATGCCTACCTGCGCTGTCTTTCCTAATGCCTGGTTGTTGCTGCCAGCATGATTAATTCTGTGAAGCATTTTGGGGATACTGGGTAGAAGAGGTGCACAGCAGAGCATGGGCGTACTGTGTCTAGTCCAGATTTCTGAATCCTGAGCCCTctcagctgtgtttctgtgctgaTCAGTTTCCTCTGCAGAAAAACCTGCACTAAAGACTTCAGTTCCTGATTATATGCCACATACTGGAATGGTCCTATTTTCCAGTTCAGAGGCAGCTTGAAATCTCACacaaagacaatttaataaAGCATTTCCTTTCAGAGCTCAGCCAGACACAAGAGATTTCACATCGCTCAGCTAACTGCAAACTCCGGGTCACCCATGGCCCCTTTCTCCAACATCTCATTTCAGCTCTCTGATTAACTTGGCTCAGCTCCTCCTTTTCAccttgtttttaatggcaggagCATTtctatttgttgttgtttccaatgtttattttcctaaattGTACAGCCTGAATTTTGGAGAGTAAAAAAGGATTCTGAGGGACTCAGTTGATAAAGTGCACATATTGATGCTCTTTTGACAGATGCCTGATTTCCATAACGTGCTATACACCTTCCCACATGCTGCAAAAGCAGGGCGTAATTGCAGCAATGCAAAAATCACCAGGAGATCCTGTCCCCAGTGTGCTGAGTTCAGGGTACACACCTGAAGTCACTAGccatttttgaaaatttaaagcCTTCTGCTGAAAGCTCCAGCTTGATGTTTGCCAGTACGTGAAAAAAGGAGTGggatttctaatatttttctccttgaatTTTATCAAAGCCTTCCTGGCTCCTGAACAAGCACCTTTGCCCaatctctttctccttttcccaggATTGGGTGCATTGTGGGGGGCAGACAGTCTGTCCCTGAAGTCACATCTCTGAGTTCTTGGACATGAAGGATTATTCGGTTGTGACAACCTCAGCC of Phalacrocorax aristotelis chromosome W, bGulAri2.1, whole genome shotgun sequence contains these proteins:
- the TINCR gene encoding LOW QUALITY PROTEIN: TINCR ubiquitin domain containing (The sequence of the model RefSeq protein was modified relative to this genomic sequence to represent the inferred CDS: deleted 1 base in 1 codon), whose translation is MQHGNWEEQVWQDILSCSEPHLCLPTSQLDIPLCHTGPGELERMDTLRRSLSRWKRYHIKVHLADEDLMMPLTVKPRDTVMDLRAHLVREGITSWKKTFYYNSRQLEEHETLKEANIQNGSVLLLVSNKR